A genomic region of Mustela erminea isolate mMusErm1 chromosome 12, mMusErm1.Pri, whole genome shotgun sequence contains the following coding sequences:
- the LOC116570903 gene encoding olfactory receptor 1361-like codes for MATRNRTEVTEFVLLGLSSWPEMQPVIFGIVLSMYLVALMGNALLVIVALSDPKLQTPMYFLLSQLSFIDMFLTTITVPQMLVHTLSANRTISFNCCMIQLFFFMAVGSMEGHLLAAMAYDRYVAICDPLRYSAIISHHLCLRITLTSWVVVSLNSLLYSVLVTRLTFCDNKVIHFFCDITPLLKLSCTRPVVNEMLIFTEGVAVVVSPFFFILGSYARIGIAIVRMHSVSALRKALSTCSSHILVVLLLYGSVIRMYLRPSSSYDLDQDRQVAIFYTVVTPMLNPLIYSLRNQEVKGALRRLFRKLSISGSFQPGSQVNRRCQHVS; via the coding sequence ATGGCCACTAGAAACAGGACAGAAGTAACTGAATTTGTCTTATTGGGCCTGTCCAGCTGGCCAGAGATGCAGCCAGTTATTTTCGGGATTGTCCTTTCCATGTACCTGGTGGCACTTATGGGCAATGCCCTATTAGTAATTGTTGCCCTTTCAGACCCCAAGCTTCAGACCCCAATGTATTTCCTGCTCAGTCAGCTTTCCTTCATTGACATGTTTCTGACAACCATCACTGTTCCCCAGATGCTGGTGCACACACTGTCTGCAAATAGAACCATCTCCTTTAATTGCTGCATGATCCAgctgttcttttttatggctgtgggCAGCATGGAAGGCCACTTGCTAGCTgccatggcctatgaccgctatgttgCCATCTGTGACCCCTTAAGATACTCTGCCATCATCAGCCATCACCTCTGTCTGCGCATAACCTTGACCTCATGGGTGGTCGTCAGCCTCAACAGCCTCCTTTATAGTGTGTTGGTCACCCGCTTAACCTTTTGTGACAACAAGGTCATCCACTTCTTCTGTGACATCACACCCTTGCTGAAGCTCTCTTGCACCCGACCAGTGGTCAACGAAAtgctaatatttactgagggtGTAGCTGTGGTGGTCAGCCCCTTCTTCTTCATTTTAGGTTCCTATGCCCGCATTGGCATTGCCATAGTCCGCATGCACTCAGTTTCTGCCCTGCGCAAAGCCCTGTCCACATGTAGCTCCCACATTCTGGTTGTGCTGCTTCTGTATGGCTCTGTGATCCGCATGTACCTCCGGCCATCTTCCAGCTATGACTTGGACCAGGATCGCCAAGTTGCCATCTTTTACACAGTAGTTACCCCTATGCTAAACCCACTAATCTACAGTTTGCGGAACCAGGAAGTTAAAGGGGCTCTGCGAAGGCTTTTCAGGAAACTCTCCATCTCAGGAAGCTTCCAACCTGGTTCCCAGGTGAACAGGAGATGTCAGCACGTCTCCTGA
- the LOC116570199 gene encoding olfactory receptor 1Q1-like, translated as MVNTNWTSVSHFVLLGISAQPEEKIPLFLLFLLMYAINISGNFAIITLIISTPRLHTPMYIFLSNLALADICFTSTTVPKMLQNIFSPTKAISYMGCLAQTYFFICFAAMENFLLAAMAYDRYIAICYPLHYPRILTRMLCSQMVALCQILSHLHAMLHTFLMGRLIFCADNKIPHFFCDLYPLMKISCSSPYLNTLMIHTEGVIVINGALAFIIASYARIISVVLRSPSAKSKWRAFSTCGSHLTVVAIFYGTLTWVYFRPLTSYSATEGRILTVMYTVVTPMLNPFIYSLRNGDVKGAFRKWVSRI; from the coding sequence ATGGTCAATACCAACTGGACCAGTGTATCCCATTTTGTTCTCTTGGGCATTTCTGCCCAGCCGGAAGAGAAGATtccactcttccttctttttctactgATGTATGCAATCAACATTTCTGGGAACTTTGCCATCATCACACTGATTATCTCTACTCCAcgcctccacacccccatgtatATCTTCCTCAGTAACTTGGCTTTGGCAGACATCTGCTTCACCTCCACCACAGTCCCCAAAATGCTACAGAACATTTTTTCTCCTACCAAGGCTATTTCCTACATGGGATGCTTAGCTCAgacttatttcttcatttgctttgcAGCCATGGAAAACTTCCTTCTGGCTGCAATGGCCTATGACAGATACATTGCCATCTGCTACCCTCTCCACTACCCTAGGATCCTGACCAGAATGCTATGTTCACAGATGGTGGCTCTGTGCCAGATCCTCTCTCATCTTCATGCCATGCTGCACACCTTTCTCATGGGTCGATTGATCTTCTGTGCAGATAACAAGATCCCCCATTTCTTCTGTGACCTCTACCCTCTGATGAAGATTTCCTGCTCCAGCCCCTACCTCAACACCCTAATGATTCATACAGAGGGTGTTATTGTCATCAATGGAGCTCTGGCCTTCATCATTGCTTCCTACGCCCGCATCATCTCAGTGGTCCTCCGGAGCCCCTCAGCCAAGAGCAAGTGGAGAGCCTTTTCTACCTGTGGCTCCCACCTCACTGTGGTGGCTATCTTCTATGGAACACTCACATGGGTCTACTTCCGGCCTCTTACCAGCTATTCGGCAACTGAGGGTCGCATCCTGACAGTCATGTACACAGTGGTAACCCCCATGTTGAACCCCTTCATTTATAGCCTGAGGAATGGGGATGTCAAGGGAGCCTTCAGAAAATGGGTGAGCAGAATATGA
- the LOC116570796 gene encoding olfactory receptor 1361-like: protein MDRRNQTSIYEFLLMGLSEQPEQQPLLFGLFLGMYLVTILGNLLIILAIVSDQHLHNPMYLFLANLSFSDIGFISTIIPKMLDNISSGSKLISYGGCLTQLYFFGLFADLDNFLLAVMAFDRYVAISHPLHYAMTMNSQRCILLVAGSWMVTTFHALVHTLLVMRLSFCGPNIIPHFFCDLVPLLNLACSSTYVNDLVLILVAGTLLIGPFICILTSYFYIALAILRINSTKGKQKAFSNCTSHLSVVSLFYSTAIGVYLCPPSSPSGGKDRVFSIMYTVVTPMLNPFIYSLRNRDMKGALGKLLRRKTL from the coding sequence ATGGACAGAAGAAATCAGACCAGCATCTATGAATTTCTTCTCATGGGACTCTCCGAGCAACCAGAGCAGCAGCCTCTCCTGTTCGGGCTTTTCCTGGGCATGTACCTGGTCACCATTCTGGGGAACCTGCTCATCATCCTGGCCATAGTTTCTGACCAGCACCTCCACAACCCTATGTACCTCTTCCTGGctaatctttccttttctgacaTTGGTTTCATCTCCACAATAATTCCCAAGATGCTAGATAATATTAGCTCAGGAAGTAAACTGATTTCTTATGGTGGGTGTCTGACACAGCTTTATTTCTTTGGCCTATTTGCAGATCTGGACAACTTTCTCCTGGCTGTGATGGCAtttgaccgctatgtggccatcagCCACCCCCTCCATTATGCCATGACCATGAACTCCCAACGGTGTATCCTGTTGGTGGCTGGGTCATGGATGGTCACTACCTTCCATGCCCTAGTGCATACCCTCCTGGTAATGAGGCTTTCTTTCTGTGGCCCCAATATCATCCCCCATTTCTTCTGTGATCTGGTCCCACTCCTGAATCTGGCCTGCTCCAGTACTTATGTTAATGACCTGGTGCTCATCCTTGTGGCAGGAACACTGCTAATTGGACCCTTCATCTGCATCCTTACATCTTACTTTTATATTGCTTTGGCCATCCTAAGAATCAATTCCACAAAGGGTAAGCAAAAGGCCTTCTCCAACTGTACCTCCCACCTCTCTGTGGTCTCTCTGTTTTATAGCACAGCTATTGGGGTCTATTTATGTCCTCCATCATCCCCCTCAGGTGGAAAGGACAGAGTCTTCTCAATAATGTACACAGTGGTGACCCCCATGCTGAACCCCTTCATCTATAGCCTAAGAAACAGGGATATGAAGGGGGCTCTGGGAAAACTACTCAGAAGAAAAACACTCTAA